A portion of the Faecalibacterium sp. I3-3-89 genome contains these proteins:
- a CDS encoding alpha-amylase family glycosyl hydrolase, translated as MAWYDNAVFYHIYPLGLCGCAHENDGQPVPGAFKKLDAWAEHAAELGCTAIYIGPLFESGSHGYDTIDYRQVDRRLGTNEEFKKFVADCHARGQRVIVDGVFNHVGRDFFAFRELKEHRENARYKDWFCDVNFWGNNEYNDGFSYGNWGGFNLLVKLNQRNPEVQDYHFDTVRFWVEEFDIDGIRLDAADVLDFDFMKGLCRLANEVKPEFWLMGEVIHGDYSRWANPEMLHSVTNYELHKGLWSGHNDHNYFEIAHTMRRLQGLCHDTRLYNFSDNHDVERLPNKLRNRGHIRHIALLVYTLWGIPSIYYGSEFGIEGKKEWGSDWPLRPCLELADYADAEKTNPVTSVYAALGRLKAECPALSWGEVKELTLTTQSYAYARVLDGKAVVAVYNNGDSPVSMELQLPVEAAGVKDLLAGCVGSQPILTQVEWGKLKVQLPSNYATLLQLV; from the coding sequence ATGGCTTGGTATGACAATGCGGTATTCTATCACATCTATCCTCTGGGACTGTGCGGCTGCGCGCATGAAAATGACGGGCAGCCTGTCCCCGGGGCATTCAAGAAGCTGGATGCGTGGGCAGAGCACGCGGCGGAGCTTGGCTGTACGGCGATCTATATCGGCCCTCTGTTCGAGAGCGGCTCCCACGGCTATGACACCATCGACTACCGGCAGGTAGACCGGCGGCTGGGCACCAATGAGGAGTTCAAAAAATTCGTCGCCGACTGCCATGCGCGGGGCCAGCGGGTCATCGTGGACGGCGTGTTCAACCATGTGGGCCGCGATTTCTTCGCCTTCCGGGAGCTGAAGGAGCACCGCGAGAACGCCCGCTATAAGGACTGGTTCTGCGATGTGAATTTCTGGGGCAACAACGAGTACAACGACGGCTTCTCCTACGGCAACTGGGGCGGCTTCAACCTGCTGGTCAAGCTGAACCAGCGCAACCCCGAGGTGCAGGACTACCACTTTGATACCGTCCGCTTCTGGGTGGAGGAGTTCGACATCGACGGCATCCGTCTGGACGCTGCCGACGTGCTGGACTTTGACTTCATGAAGGGACTGTGCCGCCTTGCCAACGAAGTGAAGCCGGAGTTCTGGCTGATGGGCGAGGTCATCCACGGGGATTACAGCCGCTGGGCCAACCCCGAGATGCTCCACTCTGTCACCAACTACGAGCTGCACAAGGGCCTGTGGAGCGGCCACAACGACCACAACTATTTTGAGATCGCCCACACCATGCGGCGGCTGCAGGGCCTCTGCCATGACACCCGGCTCTACAACTTCTCGGACAACCACGATGTGGAGCGTCTGCCCAACAAGCTGCGCAACCGCGGCCACATCCGGCATATTGCTCTTCTAGTATATACGCTTTGGGGCATTCCGTCCATCTATTACGGCTCAGAATTTGGGATCGAGGGCAAAAAAGAGTGGGGCAGCGACTGGCCGCTCCGCCCCTGCCTCGAGCTGGCCGACTATGCCGACGCCGAAAAGACGAATCCTGTCACCAGCGTCTACGCTGCACTGGGCAGGCTGAAGGCCGAGTGCCCTGCGCTGAGCTGGGGCGAGGTCAAGGAACTGACCCTGACCACCCAGAGCTACGCCTACGCCCGGGTGCTGGACGGCAAGGCCGTCGTGGCCGTCTACAACAACGGCGACAGCCCGGTGTCGATGGAGCTCCAGCTGCCGGTGGAGGCCGCGGGCGTGAAAGATCTGCTGGCCGGCTGCGTGGGCAGCCAGCCCATCCTGACGCAGGTGGAGTGGGGGAAGCTGAAGGTCCAGCTGCCCTCCAACTACGCCACCCTGCTGCAGCTGGTGTAA